A genome region from Candidatus Zixiibacteriota bacterium includes the following:
- a CDS encoding bifunctional precorrin-2 dehydrogenase/sirohydrochlorin ferrochelatase, which yields MGFYPIVLQLSGRRCLVIGGGAVAERKIAGLLEAGAVVAVVSPEVTPRIARWAEAGTVGLRARAYRRGDLSGYEIAFATTGDREVNAQIREEAVERGVWLNAADDPESCDFVLPSVLRRGDLVVAVSTGGGSPAFARAIREELERHFTSEHEILARVAAEVRRELRRRAIAPDYETWRRALGGEAKRLVARGDIAGARSLLLKELGAAGCD from the coding sequence ATGGGTTTTTATCCGATCGTTCTCCAACTCTCAGGGCGCCGTTGCCTCGTGATCGGCGGGGGCGCCGTTGCGGAGCGAAAGATCGCGGGGCTGCTCGAGGCAGGGGCTGTTGTTGCCGTCGTGAGCCCCGAGGTTACTCCCCGCATCGCCCGATGGGCCGAAGCGGGCACGGTCGGGCTCAGGGCGAGAGCCTATCGCCGAGGAGACCTCTCCGGATACGAGATCGCTTTTGCGACGACGGGCGACCGAGAGGTGAACGCGCAGATCCGAGAGGAAGCCGTTGAACGCGGTGTCTGGCTCAACGCCGCCGACGATCCGGAAAGCTGCGACTTTGTCCTGCCGTCGGTGCTGCGGCGCGGCGATCTCGTGGTGGCGGTATCGACCGGCGGCGGAAGTCCTGCGTTCGCGCGGGCGATTCGCGAGGAGCTGGAACGCCATTTCACCTCCGAGCACGAGATCCTCGCCCGGGTCGCGGCAGAGGTCCGGCGGGAGCTGCGCCGGCGGGCCATCGCTCCCGACTATGAAACGTGGCGCAGGGCGCTCGGCGGCGAGGCAAAGCGGCTCGTTGCGAGAGGGGATATTGCCGGGGCGAGGAGCCTTCTGCTGAAGGAATTGGGAGCGGCCGGATGCGATTAG
- the cobA gene encoding uroporphyrinogen-III C-methyltransferase — MRLGKVYLVGAGPGDPGLLTVRGLQRLQLAQVVVYDHLVNPLLLEEAPPVAIRVFAGKRAGHRGLTQSEIHRILIGYARLGYEVVRLKGGDPFVFGRGGEEAAALAEAGIPFEIVPGVSSAVAVPAYAGIPLTHRDFASSFAVVTGHDACKPRPPVDWGRIATAVDTLVVLMGLKNLPAIAADLIRHGLPPETPAAVIRWGTTPAQETVSGTLGDIAGKAAHLEPPAVIVVGKVVELKDRLDWFGTLREALGTDQAGTSP, encoded by the coding sequence ATGCGATTAGGGAAAGTCTATCTCGTCGGCGCGGGCCCGGGTGATCCCGGCCTGTTGACCGTGCGCGGCCTTCAGCGGCTGCAACTCGCGCAAGTGGTCGTGTACGATCACCTCGTCAACCCCCTCCTTCTGGAGGAAGCGCCTCCGGTTGCGATCCGCGTCTTTGCCGGGAAAAGGGCCGGCCATCGGGGCCTCACGCAGAGCGAGATTCATCGAATTCTCATCGGCTACGCACGGCTCGGCTACGAGGTCGTGCGGCTCAAGGGCGGCGATCCGTTCGTTTTCGGAAGGGGAGGGGAAGAAGCCGCGGCGCTGGCCGAGGCGGGAATACCGTTCGAGATCGTTCCCGGGGTGAGCTCGGCGGTCGCGGTGCCGGCTTACGCCGGAATTCCGCTCACGCACAGGGACTTCGCATCGTCCTTCGCGGTGGTGACCGGCCACGACGCCTGCAAGCCGCGGCCACCCGTGGACTGGGGCCGGATCGCGACGGCGGTGGATACGCTCGTGGTGCTCATGGGGCTTAAAAACCTGCCGGCGATCGCTGCCGATCTCATCCGCCACGGGCTGCCCCCGGAGACTCCGGCCGCGGTGATTCGATGGGGGACCACTCCGGCGCAGGAAACCGTGAGCGGAACGCTCGGCGATATCGCCGGGAAGGCGGCCCATCTCGAGCCGCCGGCGGTCATCGTCGTGGGTAAGGTCGTGGAGCTGAAGGACCGATTGGATTGGTTCGGCACGCTGCGCGAGGCGCTCGGCACAGACCAGGCGGGCACAAGCCCTTAG
- the cysD gene encoding sulfate adenylyltransferase subunit CysD produces the protein MKASQELEWTGRESTASGFAGPARSTDANSEPTLSHIDLLESEAIHILREVAAECRNPVLLFSGGKDSAVLLRLAEKAFRPARFPFPLMHIDTGHNFPEVIDFRDRRVAELGERLIVRSVQDSIARGRVILRSPDESRNAHQSVTLLDAIEEFGFDACIGGARRDEEKARAKERIFSFRDEFGQWDPKSQRPELWSLYNARVHPGEHMRVFPISNWTELDVWRYIARERLEVPRLYYAHLRPVIRRGRSLLPVSGPVRPRPGEAVEIVSVRFRTVGDATCTCPVESTAATAEEIIAETARARLSERGATRMDDQTSEASMELRKRDGYF, from the coding sequence ATGAAGGCGAGCCAGGAACTCGAATGGACGGGAAGGGAATCGACCGCGTCCGGCTTTGCAGGGCCGGCGCGGTCCACGGACGCCAACAGCGAACCGACGCTCTCTCACATCGATCTCCTGGAGAGCGAAGCGATCCACATTCTGAGAGAGGTCGCGGCGGAGTGCCGCAATCCCGTCCTGCTCTTTTCCGGCGGCAAAGACTCCGCGGTTCTGCTGCGGCTCGCGGAAAAGGCCTTTCGGCCCGCGCGCTTTCCGTTCCCGCTGATGCACATCGATACGGGTCACAATTTTCCCGAGGTGATCGATTTCCGGGACCGCAGGGTCGCGGAGCTGGGCGAGCGGCTCATCGTGCGTTCGGTGCAAGATTCGATCGCGCGCGGACGGGTGATCCTGAGGTCGCCTGACGAAAGCCGCAACGCCCACCAGTCGGTGACGTTGCTCGACGCGATCGAGGAATTCGGCTTCGACGCCTGCATCGGGGGGGCGCGCAGGGACGAAGAAAAAGCCAGAGCGAAGGAAAGGATTTTTTCCTTTCGCGACGAGTTCGGTCAGTGGGACCCCAAGAGCCAGCGCCCCGAGCTGTGGAGCCTTTACAACGCCCGCGTTCACCCGGGGGAGCACATGCGGGTTTTTCCAATCAGCAACTGGACGGAGCTGGACGTCTGGCGCTACATCGCTCGGGAACGGCTCGAGGTGCCGCGGCTCTACTATGCTCATCTCCGGCCGGTGATCCGTCGCGGTCGAAGCTTGCTTCCCGTCTCCGGCCCGGTCCGTCCGCGACCCGGAGAGGCCGTGGAGATCGTTTCGGTGCGCTTCAGGACCGTGGGGGACGCGACCTGCACGTGCCCCGTCGAATCGACCGCGGCGACGGCGGAGGAGATCATCGCTGAAACCGCCCGGGCGAGGCTCAGCGAGCGCGGGGCGACGCGCATGGACGATCAAACCTCCGAAGCTTCGATGGAGCTGCGCAAGCGGGACGGCTACTTCTGA
- a CDS encoding GTP-binding protein, with amino-acid sequence MKVGRFEFDRVDLLRFVAAGSVDDGKSTLIGRLLHDSQALLEDQLRAVEQASRKRGAAAPDLSLLTDGLLAEREQGITIDVAYRHFATARRRFIIADAPGHEQYTRNMATAASTASLAVILIDARKGPTGQTRRHACIASLLGIPRVIAAVNKMDLVGYARDAFETVRDSFTQGAAALAFREIACVPLSALEGDMVVKRGDRMPWYEGPTLLELLENVAVDDVYRRADFRFPVQWVCRPGIPDHHDFRAYAGRIESGAVGVGERIAVLPSGRTSTIRRILTFDGELSRAAAPQSVMLLLEDELDVSRGDMIVKAGADVRVASVCEADLCWLAERPLDLRRQYLVKHTTQTVKIAVTGVRYRIDLGSLRPTDAAAQLRMNDIGRVAIRAQRPLVLDRYARNRSTGSFIVIDPISNETVGAGMVA; translated from the coding sequence ATGAAAGTCGGGCGGTTCGAGTTCGATCGCGTCGATCTCCTGCGTTTTGTCGCGGCGGGCAGCGTCGACGACGGCAAGAGCACGTTGATCGGGCGGCTGCTGCACGATTCACAGGCGCTGCTGGAGGACCAGCTGCGCGCGGTCGAGCAAGCCAGCCGCAAGCGGGGCGCGGCCGCTCCGGACCTTTCGCTGCTCACCGACGGACTGCTGGCCGAGCGCGAGCAGGGAATCACGATCGACGTGGCTTACCGCCATTTTGCGACCGCCAGGCGCCGGTTCATCATCGCGGATGCCCCCGGGCACGAGCAGTACACCCGCAACATGGCGACGGCCGCCTCGACGGCGAGCCTCGCCGTGATCCTGATCGACGCGCGCAAGGGCCCGACCGGGCAGACGCGCCGCCACGCCTGCATCGCAAGCCTGCTGGGGATCCCGCGGGTGATTGCGGCGGTGAACAAGATGGACCTCGTGGGGTACGCGCGGGACGCCTTCGAGACGGTCCGGGACTCGTTCACGCAGGGAGCGGCCGCCCTGGCGTTTCGCGAGATCGCCTGCGTGCCGCTGTCCGCGCTCGAGGGCGACATGGTGGTCAAGCGGGGCGACCGCATGCCGTGGTACGAAGGACCGACGCTGCTCGAGCTCCTCGAGAATGTTGCGGTCGACGACGTTTATCGTCGCGCCGACTTCCGTTTTCCCGTGCAATGGGTGTGTCGGCCGGGCATTCCCGATCATCACGATTTTCGCGCTTACGCGGGGCGGATCGAATCGGGCGCCGTCGGCGTGGGGGAGCGCATCGCGGTCCTGCCTTCGGGACGAACGTCGACGATCAGGCGGATTCTCACCTTCGACGGCGAATTGTCGAGAGCCGCGGCGCCGCAGTCGGTGATGCTGTTGCTCGAAGACGAACTCGACGTCTCCCGCGGCGACATGATCGTCAAAGCAGGGGCCGATGTCCGGGTGGCCAGCGTGTGCGAAGCGGACCTCTGCTGGCTCGCCGAGCGGCCGCTCGACTTGCGGCGCCAGTACCTCGTGAAGCACACCACTCAGACGGTCAAGATCGCGGTCACCGGCGTCCGTTATCGCATCGACCTCGGCTCGCTGCGGCCGACCGACGCCGCCGCGCAGCTCCGCATGAACGACATCGGCCGGGTGGCGATCCGGGCGCAGCGGCCGCTGGTCCTCGACCGCTACGCGCGTAATCGCTCGACCGGAAGCTTCATCGTGATCGACCCGATCAGCAACGAGACCGTTGGCGCGGGAATGGTGGCGTGA
- a CDS encoding uroporphyrinogen-III synthase produces the protein MGERRQDDFGGLRVVSFESRRAHETAELIRRYRGQPVMAPSLREVPIAEDDAAFDFLSRLESGSLELVIFTTGVGTRALIRLLESRHPRARIVAALGGATLVARGPKPVAALRELGLSPTVTAAQPYTWRELVAALDGRLDLHGKEVAVQEYGAPNAELLAELRRRGAAVFTVAVYRWALPEDLAPLRRAIEEITRGEVQVALFTNGAQVGHLFRTAELQGETDSLRAGLERVVIGSIGPVCTEVLEQFDLRPDIEPAHPKLGSLMAEAAASAKRLLAAKRQQSDCLNSRENEG, from the coding sequence ATGGGCGAAAGGCGGCAGGACGATTTCGGCGGGCTCCGGGTGGTGAGCTTCGAAAGCCGGAGGGCGCACGAGACCGCGGAGCTCATCCGCCGCTACCGGGGACAGCCGGTCATGGCGCCCTCGTTGCGCGAGGTGCCGATCGCGGAAGACGACGCGGCGTTCGACTTTTTGTCGCGCCTGGAATCCGGCTCTCTCGAGCTGGTGATCTTCACGACCGGGGTCGGGACGCGCGCGCTCATCCGGCTGCTGGAAAGCCGCCACCCGCGGGCGAGAATCGTCGCCGCGCTCGGCGGAGCCACGCTGGTCGCCCGAGGCCCGAAGCCGGTGGCCGCCCTCCGGGAGCTGGGGCTGAGTCCCACCGTCACGGCGGCGCAGCCGTACACGTGGCGGGAGCTTGTGGCTGCGCTGGACGGCCGCCTGGATCTGCACGGCAAGGAGGTCGCGGTCCAGGAGTACGGGGCCCCGAACGCCGAACTCCTCGCCGAGCTGCGCCGCCGCGGCGCGGCGGTTTTCACGGTCGCGGTCTATCGCTGGGCGCTTCCCGAAGATCTCGCGCCGTTGCGCCGGGCGATCGAGGAGATCACGCGCGGGGAGGTCCAGGTCGCGCTCTTTACCAACGGCGCCCAGGTCGGGCACCTGTTCCGGACGGCGGAGTTGCAGGGAGAGACGGACTCCCTGCGCGCAGGACTCGAGAGGGTGGTGATCGGCTCAATCGGCCCCGTCTGCACCGAAGTCCTGGAGCAGTTCGACTTGCGGCCCGACATCGAGCCCGCTCACCCGAAGCTGGGATCGTTGATGGCGGAAGCAGCGGCTTCGGCAAAGCGGTTGCTTGCAGCAAAGAGGCAGCAAAGTGATTGCCTCAACTCTCGAGAGAACGAAGGCTAA
- a CDS encoding alpha/beta fold hydrolase, which yields MSGRVVHVRGRRIWLLEGGCGAPLLYLHGFADVHAVKDGWLPFHTRLLERARVIAPAHPGCSSTDENPDVESIDDVVFHYLEMLDSLELSSFDLVGSCLGGWIAAELAARHPEKVRRLVLIGAMGLFVKGSPIGDLFMMAQPERGSSYAGLRRLLFADPDHPSALELFPDGKGDLEEELRRYQMLRFASRIGFRPPYFYSRPLAGRLHRVATPALVIWGRQDRLVAPVHAETYVHALPCARLEWVANAGHAVPVEEPEAVARLIAEFLG from the coding sequence TTGAGCGGCCGCGTCGTGCACGTGCGCGGACGCCGGATCTGGCTTCTGGAAGGCGGCTGCGGAGCCCCGCTTTTGTATCTCCACGGCTTCGCCGATGTTCACGCCGTCAAGGACGGCTGGCTGCCGTTCCACACGCGGCTGCTCGAGCGGGCCCGGGTGATCGCTCCGGCTCATCCCGGTTGCTCGTCGACGGACGAAAACCCCGACGTCGAATCCATCGACGATGTCGTGTTTCATTACCTCGAGATGCTCGACTCGCTGGAGCTATCGAGTTTCGATCTCGTGGGGAGCTGTCTCGGCGGCTGGATCGCCGCGGAGCTCGCGGCACGCCATCCCGAAAAAGTCCGCCGGCTGGTCTTGATCGGCGCCATGGGTTTATTCGTGAAAGGCTCCCCGATCGGCGATCTTTTCATGATGGCGCAGCCCGAGCGCGGATCGAGCTATGCGGGGCTGCGACGTCTGCTGTTCGCCGACCCCGACCACCCTTCGGCGCTGGAGCTTTTCCCCGACGGCAAAGGGGATCTGGAAGAAGAGCTCAGGCGATACCAGATGCTCCGCTTCGCTTCCCGCATCGGCTTTCGGCCGCCGTATTTCTACAGCCGCCCGCTCGCCGGGAGGCTGCATCGTGTTGCCACGCCGGCGCTCGTGATCTGGGGCCGACAGGACCGGCTCGTCGCCCCGGTGCACGCCGAGACCTACGTCCACGCCCTTCCCTGCGCCCGTCTCGAGTGGGTAGCGAACGCCGGCCATGCGGTCCCGGTCGAGGAGCCGGAGGCGGTTGCAAGGCTGATTGCGGAATTTCTCGGCTGA
- a CDS encoding LLM class flavin-dependent oxidoreductase: MEPVRLFCWHFMAYPYLAADFDARHESGWVTVPNSLWDNEKTRGLYQEYIDQLAYADELGFDGVVLNEHHQNIYGLMPSPNLVAAALSQRTSRGKIVILGNLLPLHLNPMRVAEEYAMLDQMTHGRLIAGFAPGSGPETFNYNVPSADTREKFWEAVDLIVRAWTEDGPFTHEGRYYPLRYVNLWPRPRQKPFPPVWIPGSRSPSTLIEVAKRGFSYFLSSRSHGGETDRAAREFAAILERHGDRYTPHRFGILMSAYVSASDRQARNECEEGVWYFLRNCLKGHLRREGRQLTFGPGVPYLPAPAWKEYLKTYRPGRKLLGDVENWDELDASQSIIVGGAETVCRRIWKIVERAEAGNLLIQFHIGNLPSELTRSSMRRFAEEVAPVLRESSKKLFDAKYGHASGRAEAHP, from the coding sequence ATGGAACCGGTTCGACTCTTTTGCTGGCACTTCATGGCCTACCCTTATCTCGCGGCCGATTTCGACGCCAGGCACGAATCGGGTTGGGTCACCGTCCCCAACAGCCTCTGGGACAACGAAAAAACCCGGGGGCTGTACCAGGAATACATCGACCAGCTCGCCTACGCCGACGAACTGGGATTCGACGGTGTGGTGCTGAACGAGCATCATCAGAACATTTACGGCCTCATGCCTTCGCCGAACCTCGTCGCCGCCGCGCTCTCGCAGCGGACTTCGCGCGGGAAAATCGTCATTCTGGGCAACCTCCTGCCGCTCCATCTCAACCCGATGCGAGTCGCCGAGGAATACGCGATGCTCGACCAGATGACCCATGGACGGCTGATCGCCGGCTTCGCTCCCGGAAGCGGACCGGAAACCTTCAATTACAACGTCCCTTCCGCCGATACGCGCGAGAAGTTCTGGGAAGCGGTCGATCTGATCGTGCGCGCGTGGACCGAGGACGGCCCCTTCACCCACGAGGGACGCTACTATCCGCTTCGCTACGTGAACCTCTGGCCTCGTCCGCGGCAGAAGCCCTTCCCGCCAGTCTGGATCCCGGGTTCTCGCAGCCCTTCCACCCTGATAGAGGTGGCCAAACGCGGCTTTTCCTATTTTCTGTCGTCCCGCAGCCACGGTGGCGAAACCGACAGGGCCGCCCGCGAGTTTGCCGCGATTCTGGAGCGGCACGGAGACCGCTACACGCCGCATCGCTTCGGTATCCTGATGTCCGCCTATGTCTCGGCGAGCGACCGGCAGGCGCGCAACGAATGCGAAGAGGGAGTGTGGTATTTTCTGAGGAACTGCCTCAAGGGGCATCTTCGGCGCGAAGGCCGGCAGCTTACCTTCGGTCCGGGCGTCCCTTATCTTCCGGCTCCGGCATGGAAGGAATATCTGAAGACCTACAGGCCCGGGCGCAAGCTGCTCGGCGATGTGGAGAACTGGGACGAGCTGGACGCCTCGCAGTCGATCATTGTGGGCGGCGCCGAGACCGTCTGTCGGCGAATCTGGAAGATCGTCGAGCGCGCCGAAGCTGGCAACCTTCTCATCCAGTTCCACATCGGCAACTTGCCCTCCGAGCTGACCCGCTCCAGCATGAGGCGGTTCGCAGAGGAGGTCGCGCCGGTCCTCCGGGAATCGTCGAAAAAGCTCTTTGACGCGAAGTACGGCCACGCATCCGGTCGAGCGGAGGCGCACCCTTGA
- a CDS encoding dienelactone hydrolase family protein has translation MAEKIKALIREYREGRLSRREFMRQAVLATGTLAGADSLIRSLIPSGAHAAQVPETDPAILTHNVEYKGKAGPIFGYLARPVKAGRYPAVIVIHENRGLNDHIRDMARRFAKEGYVALAPDYLSRAGGTPKVNPKGEGLSNIRELAPWQNVAEDTASGFEYLKVLPDVRGDKQAVVGFCWGGEMAFASATQIKTLDAVVVYYGRSPNPLDLVKNIQAPVLAHYGEKDPGVNKGIPDTEAAMKKYNKSYTYKIYPGAQHAFNNDTGGARYHPQAAKEAWERTLEFLRKNLRA, from the coding sequence ATGGCCGAGAAGATCAAAGCCCTGATTCGCGAGTACCGGGAAGGAAGACTCTCACGCCGGGAGTTCATGCGTCAGGCGGTTCTGGCGACCGGAACGTTGGCCGGGGCCGACAGCCTGATCAGGAGCTTGATCCCTTCGGGCGCGCACGCGGCCCAGGTACCCGAAACCGATCCCGCCATCCTCACCCACAATGTCGAGTACAAGGGCAAGGCCGGGCCGATCTTTGGATACCTCGCTCGCCCTGTCAAGGCCGGAAGGTATCCCGCTGTCATCGTCATCCACGAGAACCGGGGTCTCAACGATCACATCCGCGACATGGCCCGGCGGTTCGCCAAGGAAGGTTACGTCGCGCTGGCCCCCGATTATCTGTCGCGGGCGGGAGGAACGCCGAAAGTCAATCCGAAGGGAGAGGGGCTGAGCAATATCCGCGAGCTGGCACCCTGGCAGAACGTGGCGGAGGATACCGCTTCGGGCTTTGAGTATCTCAAGGTGCTTCCCGATGTCCGCGGCGACAAGCAGGCCGTGGTGGGCTTTTGCTGGGGCGGAGAGATGGCTTTTGCCTCGGCGACGCAGATCAAGACGCTGGACGCGGTGGTGGTTTATTACGGGCGCAGCCCCAACCCGCTCGACCTCGTCAAGAACATCCAGGCGCCCGTGCTGGCCCACTACGGAGAAAAGGATCCCGGTGTGAACAAAGGCATACCCGACACTGAAGCGGCGATGAAAAAGTACAACAAGTCGTATACCTACAAGATCTACCCGGGCGCTCAGCACGCTTTCAACAACGATACCGGCGGCGCCCGCTACCATCCCCAGGCTGCCAAGGAGGCCTGGGAAAGAACCCTCGAATTTTTGAGGAAAAACCTACGGGCTTGA
- a CDS encoding tripartite tricarboxylate transporter substrate binding protein BugD, protein MASKVLGFFPALLLTASFAWAQAYPTKVITMVVPFSAGGPTDAVARLIAAPMSKTLKQQVIVENVAGAGGTIAANRVAKAAPDGYTILIHHIGMSTAPALYRKLPYDPIKDFEPIGLINEVPMTLVARSNFPPKDLKELIDYVKKNKDKVTYANAGLGAASHLCGMLFMTAIETDLTTVPYKGTGPAMNDLLGGQVDFMCDQTTNTTSQIKAGKIKVYAVTTRTRVKSLPNVPTMHEAGLPNFEVSVWHGLYAPKGTPKPVVQTLTKALQFALKDPNVKQRFADLGTEPVAEKRATPEALASLLKSEIEKWGPIIKKAGVYAD, encoded by the coding sequence ATGGCAAGCAAGGTTCTCGGTTTCTTCCCCGCGTTGCTGCTCACGGCGTCCTTCGCTTGGGCCCAGGCCTATCCGACGAAAGTCATCACCATGGTCGTCCCGTTTTCCGCCGGCGGGCCGACGGATGCCGTGGCCCGATTGATCGCTGCGCCGATGAGCAAGACGCTCAAGCAACAGGTGATCGTGGAGAACGTCGCAGGCGCCGGGGGGACGATCGCGGCGAACCGGGTGGCCAAAGCGGCGCCCGACGGCTACACGATTCTCATCCACCACATCGGCATGTCGACGGCGCCGGCTCTCTACCGCAAGCTTCCCTACGATCCGATCAAGGATTTCGAGCCGATCGGGCTGATCAACGAAGTGCCGATGACGCTCGTCGCCCGCAGCAATTTCCCTCCCAAGGACCTCAAAGAGCTGATCGATTACGTGAAGAAGAACAAAGACAAGGTGACCTACGCCAACGCCGGTCTGGGCGCAGCGTCCCACCTTTGCGGCATGCTTTTCATGACGGCGATCGAAACCGACTTGACGACCGTGCCCTACAAGGGCACCGGCCCGGCGATGAACGACCTCCTGGGCGGTCAGGTGGATTTCATGTGCGACCAGACGACGAACACCACAAGCCAGATCAAGGCCGGCAAGATCAAGGTCTATGCGGTGACCACCCGCACCCGGGTCAAATCGCTTCCCAACGTGCCGACCATGCACGAGGCAGGGTTGCCGAATTTCGAGGTTTCGGTCTGGCACGGGCTGTACGCGCCCAAAGGCACGCCCAAGCCGGTGGTCCAGACGCTCACGAAGGCGCTCCAGTTCGCTCTGAAGGATCCCAACGTCAAGCAACGCTTTGCCGACCTCGGGACCGAGCCCGTGGCCGAAAAACGGGCGACCCCGGAAGCGTTGGCGAGTCTTCTCAAGAGCGAAATCGAAAAGTGGGGGCCAATCATCAAGAAAGCCGGAGTTTACGCCGATTGA
- a CDS encoding tripartite tricarboxylate transporter TctB family protein → MIRSKRDFWAGLIYIFFGAAALVVARDYDMGTALKMGPAYFPTILGALLLLVGAIAVVRSFIVSGLPVGAFAVRHLALIVASVLLFGYILRGAGVAVAVPVLVISSGFASRRFRWVPTIFLAAGLALFCVLIFLKGLGVPLPVVGPWFGD, encoded by the coding sequence ATGATTCGTAGCAAGCGAGACTTCTGGGCCGGCTTGATCTACATCTTTTTCGGCGCGGCCGCCCTGGTGGTCGCCCGCGATTACGATATGGGAACCGCTCTCAAAATGGGGCCGGCCTACTTCCCGACGATTCTCGGAGCCCTTCTGCTTCTTGTCGGAGCGATCGCAGTGGTTCGCAGCTTCATCGTTTCCGGCCTGCCGGTAGGCGCGTTCGCCGTCCGGCACCTGGCGCTGATCGTCGCCTCGGTGCTGCTTTTCGGCTATATTCTGCGCGGCGCGGGGGTTGCCGTCGCCGTTCCCGTGCTGGTGATCTCCAGCGGCTTTGCGAGCCGCCGGTTTCGCTGGGTTCCCACGATCTTTCTCGCCGCCGGGCTGGCCCTGTTCTGCGTTCTGATCTTTTTGAAAGGGCTCGGGGTGCCGCTGCCGGTCGTTGGTCCCTGGTTCGGGGACTGA
- a CDS encoding tripartite tricarboxylate transporter permease — translation MELLDNLSLGLQTALTWSNLLYCLVGVFLGTLIGVLPGLGPTATIAMLLPVTFVLPPVSALIMLAGIYYGSQYGGSTTSILVNLPGEAASVVTTLDGYQMAKQGRAGVALATSALGSFFAGTVATFIIAAFGPPLAAVALEFGPADYFSLMVLGLVASVVLAQGSLLHAIGMVLLGLLLGLIGTDVTSGVQRFTFDVPELADGIGFVTVAMGMFGLGEIIRNLETETERSVAVAQVTSLMPTREDFKRMIAPILRGTLIGSALGILPGSGSILGSFAAYSIEKKVSKNGPRFGTGMIEGVAAPESANNAGAQTSFIPMLTLGIPSNPVMALMVGAMIIQGIQPGPSVITEQPALFWGIIVSMWIGNLFLVILNLPMIGLWVRMIMVPYHFLYPAILVFCGIGVFSLNNSQFDIYIMALFGLAGYVFSKLGCESAPMLLAFILGPLMEEYLRRAMLLSRGNPLVFVQRPISVTLLAIAVLAMLAVLLPSFKRTREEAFGE, via the coding sequence GTGGAGCTGCTCGACAATCTCTCGCTGGGCCTTCAAACCGCGCTCACGTGGAGCAATCTCCTCTACTGCCTGGTGGGCGTTTTTCTCGGAACGCTGATCGGAGTTCTCCCGGGCCTCGGTCCCACCGCGACGATCGCGATGCTGCTCCCGGTCACGTTCGTTCTGCCACCGGTCTCAGCGCTGATCATGCTCGCGGGCATCTACTACGGCTCGCAGTACGGCGGGTCCACGACCTCGATTCTGGTCAACCTGCCGGGCGAGGCGGCGTCGGTGGTGACCACGCTGGACGGTTATCAAATGGCGAAACAGGGGAGGGCGGGCGTCGCGCTGGCGACCTCGGCTCTGGGCTCGTTTTTCGCCGGGACGGTCGCGACGTTCATCATCGCCGCTTTCGGTCCACCTTTGGCCGCGGTGGCGCTGGAGTTCGGCCCGGCGGATTATTTCTCCCTCATGGTGCTGGGGCTGGTCGCTTCCGTGGTGCTAGCGCAGGGCTCGCTGTTGCACGCAATCGGCATGGTGCTGCTCGGGCTGCTGCTCGGGCTGATCGGAACGGACGTCACCTCGGGCGTGCAACGCTTCACGTTCGACGTGCCCGAGCTCGCGGACGGGATCGGCTTCGTCACGGTCGCGATGGGCATGTTCGGCCTCGGAGAGATCATTCGCAATCTCGAAACCGAGACCGAACGCTCCGTGGCGGTCGCGCAGGTCACCAGTCTGATGCCGACCCGAGAGGATTTCAAACGCATGATCGCTCCGATTCTCCGCGGCACGCTCATCGGCTCGGCACTCGGCATCCTGCCCGGCAGCGGCTCGATCCTCGGATCGTTTGCGGCCTATTCGATCGAGAAGAAGGTTTCCAAAAACGGACCGCGGTTCGGCACCGGGATGATCGAAGGCGTGGCGGCGCCGGAGTCGGCCAACAACGCCGGGGCGCAGACGTCGTTCATCCCCATGCTGACCCTGGGAATCCCCTCGAATCCGGTCATGGCCCTGATGGTGGGCGCCATGATCATCCAGGGGATTCAGCCCGGGCCGTCCGTCATCACCGAGCAACCGGCGCTCTTCTGGGGCATCATCGTCTCGATGTGGATCGGCAACCTTTTTCTCGTGATTCTGAACCTGCCCATGATCGGCCTGTGGGTGCGGATGATCATGGTGCCATACCATTTCCTCTACCCCGCAATCCTGGTCTTCTGCGGGATCGGCGTTTTCAGCCTCAACAACAGCCAGTTCGATATCTACATTATGGCGCTGTTCGGCCTGGCCGGATATGTGTTCTCGAAGCTCGGTTGCGAATCCGCACCGATGCTGCTGGCCTTCATTCTCGGCCCGCTGATGGAAGAATATTTGCGCCGCGCAATGCTGCTGTCGCGGGGCAATCCGCTGGTGTTCGTGCAGCGCCCTATCAGCGTGACCCTGCTTGCGATAGCGGTCCTGGCGATGCTCGCCGTCCTGCTGCCGTCGTTCAAGAGGACCCGTGAAGAAGCGTTCGGAGAGTAA